A stretch of the Vigna radiata var. radiata cultivar VC1973A chromosome 7, Vradiata_ver6, whole genome shotgun sequence genome encodes the following:
- the LOC106767503 gene encoding uncharacterized protein LOC106767503, producing MSHSDMEEEEAPDVICELENVQGLVDALTAVRWKRHQDAVLELSEHGIVLIVEESSCLQAKVYLKRELFLRYDYKSRGRPRFGVSLGHFVDCLNAFSLPGQSSVIQIQYPGPDMQLLLKSVDSLDARICAEIRTRIPDTTAWNYNFEPAGATPLTFTVKSAALKEAIEDLEWPGSSIQIILEPDPPSVTLRAEGHGDLQIDFMYYVNSELLVAFQCDHRASFKYKYKFLRATTSNMPSSVIKENRGSKLSIGRGGMLKVQHLVSIAKPLHTHVDAVGYQQPGRIAHIEFFVKPEETED from the exons ATGAGCCATTCGGACATGGAGGAGGAAGAGGCCCCTGATGTTATCTGTGAGCTCGAAAACGTTCAGGGATTAGTAGACGCCCTCACCGCTGTTCGGTGGAAGCGCCACCAG GATGCTGTGTTGGAGTTGTCGGAACACGGCATCGTTTTGATCGTCGAAGAAAGCAGTTGCCTCCAAGCCAAGGTTTATCTCAAACGAGAG CTTTTCCTTCGCTACGATTACAAGTCACGAGGACGGCCTCGTTTTGGAGTGAGTTTGGGGCATTTCGTTGATTGCTTGAACGCCTTTTCACTTCCTGGTCAATCTAGCGTTATTCAGATTCAATATCCAGGTCCTGATATGCAGCTTCTTCTCAA ATCTGTAGATTCGCTGGATGCCAGGATTTGTGCAGAAATCAGAACAAGGATTCCAGATACAACTGCATGGAACTATAATTTTGAACCTGCAGGGGCCACCCCTTTAACCTTTACTGTTAAA TCTGCAGCACTAAAGGAAGCCATCGAGGATCTTGAATGGCCTGGATCAAGCATCCAGATTATTCTAGAGCCAGATCCTCCTTCTGTTACATTAAGAGCCGAAGGACATGGAGACTTGCAG ATAGATTTCATGTATTATGTCAATTCTGAACTCTTGGTAGCATTTCAGTGTGATCATCGAGCTTCTTTCAA GTACAAATATAAGTTCCTCAGAGCAACAACTTCTAACATGCCTAGCAGtgttattaaagaaaatagagGAAGCAAGTTAAGCATTGGGAGAGGTGGAATGTTAAAAGTTCAGCATTTGGTTTCAATTGCCAAACCCTTACACACACATGTCGATGCAGTTGGCTATCAGCAACCAGGTAGAATAGCCCATATTGAATTCTTTGTGAAACCAGAGGAAACTGAGGACTAA